Sequence from the Colletotrichum higginsianum IMI 349063 chromosome 6, whole genome shotgun sequence genome:
AGGCCGCGtccgtcgccttcttcgccgcgcgcggcgccgaggccaggAGGGTCTTCTGCGCCAACGCGAACAacgaggtcgtcgccgacgtcaaCTGCGACGGCTCGCAGCCCGCCGGGGCCTTCTTCCGGATCGGCAGCGACGTCGAGGTGCCGTCCGTCGGCAGCGCCATCGACCCGGCGACGCAGAAGTACGACGCCGCGGACGTGATCGGCCGCCAGAACGCCCGGTTCCCGCCGCCCGAGTTCATCTCCGGCGGGTTCGGGAAGCGGCAGCTGTGCGAGAGcgacgacgccaagaagaagaaaaaacagcccggccccgtcgccggcggcggcagtaggtcgggcggcggcaggtcGGGCGGCAGAAAGTCGGGCGGCAGGTCAGGCGGCGGCAGGTCAGGCGGTTGACTGTTAGTAATACTTTGTGACGGATGGATGCTTGGGCGGTTATTGTTTTGTTGAGTGCAGCGCTAGTTTCCTCCTGGTTTTAATGttccttcctccctctcaTTCTTAGACGAACATGGGATGGCGGCAGCTGGTTTTGAATAGACGTATTTGTAGTATCCCCCAAAAAAGACGCAAAAGTTTCGTTCGGTTCGTCTGTTCGCCCTTTCGCCACATGGGCTTGGACGGGGAGATGGGAGATGCTGGGGGGGGAGAACTAATATTGCCATGGTCGAGATTGTTCGGAAAGGTGTCAATACATCGGCGCGTTGGGTGCCAAGTCATGTCAGCCCAGAATGGTCACGAGGGCTGAGACCAGAAGAGCAACGAACCATTGAACCACCACTAACATCAATGTCGACGTCTTGGGCGATGGGACTCATACTCCCCCAGAGTACACATTGTGTCGGAGTTCCCGAGACGCATATTAATGATGTAGGTTGCTATGCCAAGGCTGGAAAATCTAAGTATACCGGGCCAATGCACCGCGTCTTTTGTATGAAACCCCAGTTTCCCCCCAAAAGAAAACTCCGTTTTGATGTGCAAAACAAAATGCCATCCCAACGCCTCAACCATGACTTCGTCTCGTAACCGTTCGAGCTCCCCCGGGTCAAGCACACGTATGTGTCTCTTCTTCCCAAGTCTTTTTCTCTCATCCCGTCTCCcattttttcttttctctcccaTCTATGCGTCAACAAGTAGGGTCCTACTGCTCCtcctggacgacgaccccCCACTCGTGCTGCTCACCGCCGTACATGATGTCCCTGATCCACTGCTTGATCTTGAGCGTGTActcgccgccctggccgtcgcTGCCCATGCCCATGTTGACATCCTTGCCGCGGTGGTGAATGAGGGAGATGGGGCAGATGAAGAACTGTTCGCAAGTCAGCCAGCCGTTCACGAAAAATtcgacacacacacacaaaaagCGGGATGGAGCAACTTACAGCAGTACCGGCCGCGAAGGACTCGACAATGCGACCCTCGTCGTGGGCCTCAATGACCTCGTCAATGGTGTACCTCCGCTCAacgatgtcgacgtcgtcgccgagacgctcGCGGGCGAGCTGCAGAACGCTGCGTCTGGTGACGCCGTCCAGGATCAACCGGTCGTCAAGGGGAGCGGTGATGAGCTCCGTCTTGCCGGTCTCCTTGTTCTTCCACACGACGAAGAAGTTgctggcgccggcctcggtgcAGTACTGCTCCTTTCCGTACAGCCAGAGGATCTGGCCGAAACCGCGGTTGCGGGCCTCAACGGTGGCGAGCAGGGAGGGGCCGTAGTTGGCACCGACCTTGGCGTAGCCGAAACCACCAACCCAGGCGCGGACCATATCCTCGGGGCTCGTGTGGAGCTTCATGCCGCCAGCGGGGGAGTCCATGACGGGCATGAAAGTGCAGATGATGTAGAGCATGGCCTCGGAGGGGGCCTGGACGCCGAGCTGGGGCTGGGTTCCGATCATGGTGGGACGAAGGTAGAGGAAGGAGCCGGGGCGGTCGCGGGGAAGCCACTTGGGGCCATCGACGGCCAtgagggcgatgatgagcttctcgagctcggcgggaGGGAAGCCGGGCAGGGCGATGCGGGTGGAGGACATGAGCATGCGCTCACAGTTGCGGTCGGGGCGGAAGAGGCGAAGGGCGCCGTCGAAGCCGCGGAAGACCTTGAGACCCTCGAAGCACTCGGTGGCGTAGTGCAGGACGGAGGCGGTGGGCATGAGGGAAATGGGGCCATAGGGCTTGAGCTCGGGGGTGGAccagccggcgccggccttcCAGGTTGCGGCGATCATGTGATCGGTGGCGATGGTCTCGgagccggcgttggcgctgGCCAGGTCGGGCACTTGGCGGGGGTTCTGGGTGCGGGTGTAGGTGAGCTTGGAGGCGTCAAGTTCCTGGTAAACGGACTTGCTGCCGTTGGCGGAACCGTTGGTGGCCTTGCCATTGGGGATGGCGTCGAGCTTGTGCtcgatggcggaggaggtcaGGTCGACATCCTGGTTGCCATGGTGGAGGCCGGGAGAGATTGTGCCGGGAGCCATTTCGGTTTATGTGTATGGGAGGTTCGCGGTGGTGTTGGGTGTGTGGTGAATGCGCCGGTGCGAGGTAGATATGTCTTGGATATCTCGGGACGGAGGGGCGGCAAGGTTTGCTGGATGGTCAGCTAGACGAAGTGACAGGTGGCAAAGTGGAAGAGAGAACACACAGGGAATTGTtgatgtatgtgtgtgtaaTGCGTAAGAGAAGAAGGGTGGACGAGGTTTGACTTAATatgggagaagaagaagaggacaaAGGCACGGTTGTAGGAGGAATGAAGGCGAGAGAGCTTAAGTACGAAGTACAACGGGTCCTCCTGGCTCCTTGGGCTCGCCGCTCACGCTTGGCTTGGCTCAAGGTTCTAGTGACAGATGGAGCAGGTGACTCAAGGGCCAATGCAGAGGGGCAGCGGGTCCGTACATGGAAAAGGGCGTTTTCAGATAGCAGGGAACATGATGGAGAACCAGGCCCTGTCTGTGCAGTGCGTGCATGGAACATGGATGTGCATGGGGTTGCGAAGGGCGCGAAGGACACCAAGACGCTggggaaggaaaggaaagaaaaaaggagaaaaataagaagaaaagggcaATGAGGCGTCCGGTCTGGTTAGTTACCTTGTTAGTCTAGACGGCGTGTAAATGAAGGGAAGTAAGTGGACGTAGAATTGAGAGATGAATGACACAGATTCCATGTACCTACTCTACCTACTCAGTAGGTCAAGGTCGATTCATTCCAACCGATACCTAGCACGAAAAATGGTTCTCGTAGTCCGGGTTTCGTGTTCCACATACGGCAAAGTGACCCAAACGCTGTCAACGCTCCGGAATGTTTGCCTCACCGTCTTCCAATTCCCGTGATCCCCAGCTGACACCCCAAGTGAGGGGGGGCGAGGAATGCGTGCCGCCGTTGAGCGTGTCCCAAGATCCAAGGGCAATCCAGTCATTCATTCATCGTGGCAGATGCCAGTGCCGAGCCCGAGCACTTGTCGAGTGGATCCCGGCCGGGGATCCGTCATCGCGTGAGCACTTCTGAGGCGGCGTGGCAGCAGATTTGCGATGGAATTTTCTCTCACATCTCATCTCGTCTCATCTCACGCCGTGATTGTCTCTCCCTCCTGCTGGTGCTTCAGCCATGATCGAATCGAAGCCTGTTCTCGGGGTCCAACAAAGAATTTTTCTTCCTCCAAAGTCCCCACCAGCCACCTCggaccagccagccagctaTTGTCCAGAGATAAGGAAGAGGCGAgccgaggatgatggcgaaaaaaaaaaaaaaaagagaaaggggggtgGAAAAGGGCAATCCCACAACTACCCGCTACAGCCGAGGACCATCCATCCCATTCAACGATGCCTGTACGCTGCGTTTTGCGTCTGAAGCTCAGCAAGCACtcttgggggagggggcatcGAAGAAAAAAAATCTGTGACGAAACAAGAGGTCAAGCCCCGGCCGCCCATTCGTCGGGGATTAGTCAATGGTCAATAGAGCGGCAGGTACATGCCCGCACGCCGCCGCAGGGCCAAATGTGCAGCCAGCAACGCAGCGACGCAGCGACGCAGCGTCGCAGTgtgggttggttggttgaCCCACCACAAGCCGTCCGTCGGCCGGGCACGGCTCCAGTCGGTCGACCGTCGACGTTGGGGATGCCCCATTGCGGCTTTGCTGCGCGCGGTCCGAAGCTGTGGGAAGCACTCTCGTTCGACAATGCGTGACCAGCGCAACAAACAC
This genomic interval carries:
- a CDS encoding Branched-chain-amino-acid aminotransferase; amino-acid sequence: MAPGTISPGLHHGNQDVDLTSSAIEHKLDAIPNGKATNGSANGSKSVYQELDASKLTYTRTQNPRQVPDLASANAGSETIATDHMIAATWKAGAGWSTPELKPYGPISLMPTASVLHYATECFEGLKVFRGFDGALRLFRPDRNCERMLMSSTRIALPGFPPAELEKLIIALMAVDGPKWLPRDRPGSFLYLRPTMIGTQPQLGVQAPSEAMLYIICTFMPVMDSPAGGMKLHTSPEDMVRAWVGGFGYAKVGANYGPSLLATVEARNRGFGQILWLYGKEQYCTEAGASNFFVVWKNKETGKTELITAPLDDRLILDGVTRRSVLQLARERLGDDVDIVERRYTIDEVIEAHDEGRIVESFAAGTAFFICPISLIHHRGKDVNMGMGSDGQGGEYTLKIKQWIRDIMYGGEQHEWGVVVQEEQ
- a CDS encoding Primase zinc finger, with product MKTQHIALPSLQAASVAFFAARGAEARRVFCANANNEVVADVNCDGSQPAGAFFRIGSDVEVPSVGSAIDPATQKYDAADVIGRQNARFPPPEFISGGFGKRQLCESDDAKKKKKQPGPVAGGGSRSGGGRSGGRKSGGRSGGGRSGG